A region from the Enterobacter roggenkampii genome encodes:
- a CDS encoding carbonic anhydrase produces MKHITGKAALFALSMVSASAFASHWGYEGEGSPEHWGELDEAYKTCQSGMNQSPINIDSTANAHLSPLQTHYIDGPVTLTNNGHTIQASEQADTRDTITLDKQTWTLQQFHFHAPSENTVHGKKYAMEMHLVHKNSAGELTVVAVMFDKGAENPELDKLWSVMPQQAEQNVSIEKDLNLNKLLPKVKTYWRFSGSLTTPPCSEGVTWIVLKQPLTVSAEQLEKFTHTMHHDNNRPVQSLHGRVVVE; encoded by the coding sequence ATGAAACACATTACAGGCAAGGCAGCGCTGTTTGCGCTGAGCATGGTTTCGGCTTCAGCATTCGCATCACACTGGGGCTATGAAGGGGAAGGTTCACCGGAACACTGGGGTGAACTGGACGAGGCCTACAAGACCTGCCAGAGCGGGATGAACCAGTCTCCGATAAATATTGATTCGACCGCTAACGCCCATCTCTCCCCGCTGCAAACACACTACATTGATGGTCCTGTAACGCTGACCAATAATGGCCATACCATTCAGGCTAGCGAACAGGCTGACACCCGTGACACCATTACTCTGGACAAGCAAACCTGGACGCTCCAGCAGTTCCACTTCCATGCACCAAGCGAAAACACCGTGCACGGCAAGAAGTACGCGATGGAGATGCATCTGGTACATAAAAACAGCGCGGGTGAGCTGACCGTGGTAGCCGTCATGTTTGATAAAGGGGCTGAGAATCCGGAGCTGGATAAGCTGTGGAGCGTGATGCCGCAGCAGGCTGAACAGAACGTCTCCATTGAGAAGGATCTCAACCTGAACAAGCTGCTGCCGAAGGTGAAAACCTACTGGCGCTTTAGCGGATCTCTGACCACGCCACCGTGTTCTGAAGGGGTCACCTGGATCGTGCTCAAACAGCCGTTAACCGTCTCAGCAGAACAGCTTGAGAAATTTACCCATACCATGCATCACGATAATAACCGCCCGGTACAGTCTCTGCATGGGCGCGTTGTGGTCGAATAA
- the dusB gene encoding tRNA dihydrouridine synthase DusB, with the protein MRIGHHQLRNRLIAAPMAGITDRPFRTLCYEMGAGLTVSEMMSSNPQVWESDKSRLRMVHIDEPGIRTVQIAGSVPEEMADAARINVESGAQIIDINMGCPAKKVNRKLAGSALLQYPDQVKAILTAVVSAVDVPVTLKIRTGWSPEHRNCVEIAQLAEDCGIQALTIHGRTRACLFNGEAEYDSIRAVKQKVSIPIIANGDITDPLKARAVLDYTGADALMIGRAAQGRPWIFREIQHYLDTGELLAPLPLAEVKRLLCSHVRELHDHYGQAKGYRIARKHVSWYLQEHAPDDQFRRTFNAIEDASEQLEALEAYFENLA; encoded by the coding sequence ATGCGCATCGGACACCACCAGCTTAGAAATCGCCTGATCGCAGCCCCTATGGCAGGTATTACCGACCGGCCGTTCAGGACGCTGTGCTATGAGATGGGAGCCGGTTTAACCGTATCCGAGATGATGTCGTCTAACCCGCAGGTTTGGGAAAGCGATAAATCCCGCCTTCGGATGGTGCACATTGATGAACCCGGTATTCGCACCGTGCAAATTGCCGGAAGCGTGCCTGAAGAGATGGCAGATGCCGCGCGTATCAACGTGGAAAGTGGTGCCCAGATTATTGATATCAATATGGGGTGCCCGGCCAAAAAAGTGAATCGCAAGCTTGCAGGTTCAGCCCTTCTGCAATACCCCGACCAGGTGAAAGCTATCCTGACGGCGGTTGTCAGCGCAGTGGACGTTCCTGTTACGTTAAAGATTCGCACGGGTTGGTCGCCGGAACACCGTAACTGTGTAGAGATTGCCCAACTGGCCGAAGACTGTGGCATTCAGGCCCTGACCATTCATGGACGCACGCGCGCCTGTTTGTTCAACGGTGAAGCTGAATACGACAGCATTCGGGCAGTTAAGCAGAAAGTTTCCATTCCGATTATCGCGAATGGCGACATAACTGACCCGCTTAAAGCCAGAGCGGTGCTCGACTATACGGGAGCTGATGCTCTGATGATAGGACGTGCCGCTCAGGGAAGACCCTGGATCTTTCGGGAAATCCAGCATTATCTGGACACTGGAGAGCTGCTTGCTCCCCTGCCTCTGGCAGAGGTTAAGCGCTTGCTTTGTTCGCATGTTCGGGAACTGCATGACCACTACGGTCAGGCGAAAGGGTACCGAATTGCGCGTAAACACGTTTCCTGGTATCTCCAGGAGCACGCTCCAGATGACCAGTTTCGGCGCACATTCAACGCCATTGAGGATGCCAGCGAACAGCTGGAGGCGTTGGAGGCATACTTCGAAAATCTTGCGTAA